A region from the Vicia villosa cultivar HV-30 ecotype Madison, WI linkage group LG3, Vvil1.0, whole genome shotgun sequence genome encodes:
- the LOC131656371 gene encoding uncharacterized protein LOC131656371 gives MEIVSDPESVRQRLVDRFMSTGNTECLHLWAYNTRPVGAHWLLLAINPIREVVYYLNSVKGEWTNYPAMKEIVDLSIQVFRSQRDAQVSRTKSNNITWIEVQCPLQRNSSDCGYFVLRFMKEIIQANQLEIPPTYLDEFRAAGYSKLKLEEIKEELCQFYIKLFFMQI, from the exons atggaaattgtttcggatccggaatctgttagacagcgcttagtcgatagattcatgtccaccggcaatacagaatgtctgcatctttgggcgtataatacccgaccagtagg agcacactggttgctgcttgctatcaacccgataagggaagtcgtgtattatctgaattcggtaaagggtgaatggaccaattatccggccatgaaggaaatcgttgattt atcaatacaagtattccgtagtcaacgggacgcacaggtatcccggactaaatcaaacaacatcacctggatcgaagtgcag tgtccgctacagcgtaacagttcagactgcggatactttgtattgaggtttatgaaagaaatcattcaggcgaatcaattagagattcctcccacg taccttgacgaattccgtgctgctgggtactcgaagctaaagttagaagaaatcaaagaggaattgtgtcaattttatattaagctatttttcatgcagatttga